CCAGCATCACCGACAACCTGCCGGCCGGCCTCGACGTGACCGTGCTGACCGACCGCACCCAGACCATCCGTGCTTCTGTCACCGACGTCCAGCATGAGCTGCTGATCGCCATCGCCTTGGTGGTCATGGTGACGTTCCTGTTCCTGCGCCGGGTCAGCGCCACGATCATTCCCTCCGTGGCCGTGCCGTTGTCGCTGATCGGTACGTTCGGCGTGATGTACCTGGCCGGTTTCTCGATCAACAACCTGACCCTGATGGCCCTGACCATCGCCACCGGTTTCGTGGTGGACGACGCCATCGTCATGCTGGAAAACATCGCCCGTTTCATCGAGGAGGGCGACAGCCCGATGCAGGCGGCGCTCAAGGGCGCGAAGCAGATCGGCTTCACCTTGATTTCCCTGACGCTGTCGCTGATCGCCGTGCTGATCCCGCTGCTGTTCATGGCCGATGTGGTCGGGCGCCTGTTCCGCGAATTCGCCATCACCTTGGCGGTGGCGATCCTGATCTCGCTGGTGGTGTCCCTGACGCTGACGCCGATGATGTGCGCGCGCTTGCTCAAGCGCGAGCCGAAGGAAGAGGAGCAGGGCCGTTTCTACCGGGCCAGCGGTGCCTGGATCGACTGGTTGATCGCCGGTTACGGGCGCAAGTTGCAGTGGGTGCTCAAGCACCAACCACTGACCCTGCTGGTAGCAGTAGGCAGCCTGGTGCTGACGGTGGTGTTGTACCTGGCCGTGCCCAAGGGCTTTTTCCCGGTGCAGGACACCGGCGTGATCCAGGGGATTTCCGAGGCGCCGCAGGCGATTTCGTTTGCGGCGATGGGCGAGCGCCAGCAGCAGTTGGCCAAGGTGATCCTCGCCGACCCGGCGGTGGAGAGCCTGTCCTCCTACATCGGTGTAGACGGCGACAACGCGACGCTCAACAGCGGCCGCTTGCTGATCAACCTCAAGCCTCACCGGGAGCGGGACGACAGCGCCAGCGAAATCATCGCCCGCTTGCAACCGCAGTTGGACCGGCTGGTGGGGATCCGGCTGTTCATGCAGCCGGTGCAGGACCTGACCATCGAAGACCGGGTCAGCCGCACCCAATACCAATTCAGCCTGTCATCGCCGGACGCCGAGTTGCTCAGCCTCTGGAGCGCTCGCCTGGTCGAGGCCCTGGCCCAGCAGCCGGAGCTCACCGACGTCGCCAGCGACTTGCAGGACAAGGGCTTGCAGGTTTACCTGGTGATTGACCGTGACGCCGCCTCGCGGCTGGGCGTGTCGGTGTCGAACATCACCGATGCGCTCTACGACGCCTTCGGCCAGCGACAGATTTCCACCATCTACACCCAGGCCAGCCAGTACCGCGTGGTGCTTCAAGCCCAGGCGGGGGAGAAAATCGGCCCGCAGGCACTGGACCAGATCCACGTCAAGACCACCGACGGCGGGCAAGTCCGCCTGTCGAGCCTGGCACGGGTGGAGGAGCGCCAGGCGCAACTGGCGATTGCCCACATCGGCCAGTTCCCGGCGGTGATGATGTCGTTTAACCTGGCGCCAGGCGTGGCCCTCGGGCACGCCGTCGATCTCATTGAAAAGGTGCAGAAGGACATCGGCATGCCCGTCGGCGTGCAGACCGAGTTCCAGGGCGCGGCGCAGGCATTCCAGGCGTCGCTGTCGAGCACCTTGCTGCTGATCCTGGCGGCGGTGGTGACCATGTACATCGTGCTGGGCGTGTTGTACGAGAGCTACATCCATCCGATCACGATTCTTTCCACCTTGCCCTCGGCGGCCATC
This genomic interval from Pseudomonas alvandae contains the following:
- a CDS encoding MdtB/MuxB family multidrug efflux RND transporter permease subunit, giving the protein MNLSRLFILRPVATTLSMLAIVLAGLIAYRLLPVSALPQVDYPTIRVMTLYPGASPDVMTSAVTAPLERQFGQMPGLTQMASTSSGGASVITLRFNLDINMDVAEQQVQAAINAATNLLPDDLPAPPVYNKVNPADTPVLTLAITSKTMLLPKLNDLVDTRMAQKIAQISGVGMVTIAGGQRQAVRIKVNPEALASAGLNLADVRSLISASNVNQPKGNFDGPTRVSMLDANDQLTSPKDYAELILAYANGAPLRLKDVAEIVDGAENERLAAWANENQAVLLNIQRQPGANVIEVVDRIKALLPSITDNLPAGLDVTVLTDRTQTIRASVTDVQHELLIAIALVVMVTFLFLRRVSATIIPSVAVPLSLIGTFGVMYLAGFSINNLTLMALTIATGFVVDDAIVMLENIARFIEEGDSPMQAALKGAKQIGFTLISLTLSLIAVLIPLLFMADVVGRLFREFAITLAVAILISLVVSLTLTPMMCARLLKREPKEEEQGRFYRASGAWIDWLIAGYGRKLQWVLKHQPLTLLVAVGSLVLTVVLYLAVPKGFFPVQDTGVIQGISEAPQAISFAAMGERQQQLAKVILADPAVESLSSYIGVDGDNATLNSGRLLINLKPHRERDDSASEIIARLQPQLDRLVGIRLFMQPVQDLTIEDRVSRTQYQFSLSSPDAELLSLWSARLVEALAQQPELTDVASDLQDKGLQVYLVIDRDAASRLGVSVSNITDALYDAFGQRQISTIYTQASQYRVVLQAQAGEKIGPQALDQIHVKTTDGGQVRLSSLARVEERQAQLAIAHIGQFPAVMMSFNLAPGVALGHAVDLIEKVQKDIGMPVGVQTEFQGAAQAFQASLSSTLLLILAAVVTMYIVLGVLYESYIHPITILSTLPSAAIGALLALILSGNDLGMIAIIGIILLIGIVKKNAIMMIDFALDAERNQGMDPQTAIYQAALLRFRPILMTTLAALFGAVPLMLATGSGAELRQPLGLVMVGGLLVSQVLTLFTTPVIYLYFDRLGRRFARPDADEVRV